Proteins encoded by one window of Arabidopsis thaliana chromosome 2, partial sequence:
- a CDS encoding Serinc-domain containing serine and sphingolipid biosynthesis protein, which yields MNGSAEATRTRPLQISPGDLEAAHLDELIMEIEQRSLYYYQEKNKSLRARYTYGTIFLIINLCAWFIRDYAQKALALLPYVSSCGPEGSRCFHTLGVLRVSLGCFIFYFVMFLSTWNTMKLHEAQNSWHSDNWIFKFFLLVIVMVASFFIPQLYIQIYGEIARVGAGIFLGLQLVSVIEFITWWNNYWMPQNQSKQSCSFGLVMSIVFYIGSVCGIAVMYYFYGASTACGLNIFFISWTVILLIVMMVISLHSKVKNRGLLSSGIMASYIVFLCWSAIRSEPSHTKCNAHTQNSHTDWTTILSFLIAIGAIVMATFSTGIDSESFRVSLHSLSS from the exons AATAGAACAGAGGAGTCTCTATTATTACCAAGAGAAAAACAAGTCCTTGAGAGCTCGTTATACCTACGGAACCATTTTCTTGATCATAAATCTATGCGCTTGGTTTATCCGTGACTACGCACAAAAGGCTCTGGCCTTGCTTccat ATGTCAGCAGTTGTGGACCAGAAGGAAGTCGTTGTTTCCATACGCTTGGAGTACTCCGCGTGAGTTTAGGATGTTTC ATATTTTACTTTGTTATGTTCCTCTCAACATGGAACACAATGAAACTCCACGAAGCTCAAAACAGCTGGCACTCGGATAATTGGatctttaagttttttctaCTGGTTATAGTCATGGTAGCTTCTTTCTTCATACCTCAGCTTTACATCCAAATTTATG GAGAAATCGCTCGTGTTGGTGCAGG GATATTTCTTGGTCTGCAACTTGTAAGTGTTATCGAATTCATCACTTGGTGGAATAACTATTGGATGCCTCAAAACCAAAGTAAGCAAAG CtgttcttttggtttggtcATGTCAATAGTTTTCTACATCGGTTCTGTTTGCGGGATCGCAGTGATGTACTACTTTTATGGAGCTTCTACTGCTTGTGGCCTCAATATATTCTTCATCTCATGGACTGTTATACTTTTAATCGTTATGATGGTTATTTCCTTGCATTCAAAG GTGAAGAATAGAGGTCTTTTGTCTTCCGGGATTATGGCTTCTTACATTGTCTTCCTATGTTGGTCTGCGATCAGAAG CGAACCTTCACATACAAAATGCAATGCGCATACTCAAAACAGCCATACTGATTGGACTACAATACTG AGTTTCCTTATAGCTATAGGCGCCATTGTGATGGCAACATTCTCAACCGGGATCGATTCAGAATCCTTCAGGGTTAGTTTACATTCACTCTCATCttga